CCTAGCTGGAAAACTGTGTCGAGACTGGGGTCCCAAAGAACGCAGCCAATTGTTGGACGACTTCTGGCTGATCGCCATATCAGATAATGATATCGACTTTGGTGAGCGCGCGGTGATCGACAGTATCGCGCGAGGCCTCGGACTTGGAGCCAACGATATTCAAGCTGCACGCACCAAGGCTGAGCAAAAACTAGAATTAAATACCCCCTAGCCCTACAATACGGGTCGATTCCGTTGACTTTCGAGACAAGGCACCTATGACTCATTCATATAATTTCAAGGCACAAGCGGTTGTTACGTTACGAGCATGTTTAACCTTAGCCGCGGTTTATTTCCTGACGGCTTGCACCGCTTCAGACTCAAACCCTGAAGCCGCCACAACCCAAACCAAACAAGAGAAAATCACTCTGAGTTTGGCTCACGGATGGCCCAAAGGCTTTCCGGTTTTTGGCGAGTCGGTGGAACGTTACAAGGAGCTAGTAGAAGAACTCTCCGATGGACGCATAATCATCAACGTTGATAGTGCCAATCGACATAAATCTGCCTTCGGTATCTTTGATTTTGTTAAAAGTGGTCAATACGACATTGGCCAGTCAGCATCGTACTACTATGGCGGAAAGGATCCCGATGCATTGTTCTTCTCCTCCATGCCATTCGACATGACCGAGCAAGAACAAACAGCATGGTTTTATGAAGGCGGCGGACTCGAACTTGCCAATGAGGTGTACGCCAAACACAATATTGAAGTCATGCTGGGAGGCAATACCGGCATGCAGATGGGCGGCTGGTTTCGCAAAGAAATAAACAGCGTCGATGACCTGAAAGGACTGAAGATGCGCATCCCAGGGTTCGGCGGTAAAGTCATCGCTGGCGTTGGCGCTGTGCCGACTAACATTCCGGCTGGCGAACTTTATCAAGCACTCGAACGTGGCACTATCGATGCTCTTGAATGGGTCGGACCGGGGCTAGATTTACGCATGGGATTTCACAAGGTTGCGCCATACTATTACACCGGCTGGCATGAACCGGGTACCGAATTATTGTATTTTTTCAATCGCGACAGCATGAACAAACTGCCTAACTGGGCACAGTCAATCTTGCGCAATGCCGCTAAGCTAACGGCGTACAATATGACCACATCGAGCTTTGCCGCAAACGCCGATAACTGGGCAACTATTTCAAGTCAATTTCCTGATGTAAAGGTAAAACAGTTCCCTCCTGAAGTGGTTCAAGCCTTAAAAGCCTCAAACCAAGCGTTGTTAGATGCTGAAGTCCAACGTAGTCCAGTGGCTGAAAAAATATTGGCATCGCGTGCCGCATACCTTAAGAAAGCTCGCGCTTGGACCGAAGTTGGAGAGCAAGCCTACCTCGAATCCATGGCCAACTAATCTAATTAGGGCGAACCCTCGATTATGCTTCGAACGATTATCGACACCATCAATCGCCTGATGCGCGGGCTAGGTGCGATTGCGGCCAGCTTGCTGATTGCGCTGGTGTTTATGCTCGCGTTCAATGTGATTATGCGCTATGCCTTCGATGCCTCATCAATCGGACTCGAGGAATTATCTTGGCATTTTTACGCTGCGGTGTTTTTGCTCGGCATTCCCTACGCGCTGCAATCCGAATCACACGTCCGCGTCGACCTTGTTTTTGATCGACTATCGCCTCGAAAACAGGCGATTATCGATTTAGTTGGAACCTTGATTTTTCTGATACCTACTTGCTTAATTATCATTTGGGCTGGATGGAACTTTACCGCCGCCGCTTATCAGCTTGGTGGCAACCCAGATAACCTGAGCGATTTCTTCACACAGTTGGTAAGCACTGGAATCGGCGAAAAGTCGCAAGACCCAGGTGGATTACTGAATCGCTGGATTATTAAAGGCGTTATCCCATTGGCATTCGCAGGATTATTGCTAGCCGCTATCGCGTTCTTATTAGAACGGGTTGAACGATTACGCCACACCACCAAGCCAGACCGAGGTGCCCAATGATTGGCGTATCGATCTTTGTGGTGGCATTGTTGGTACTGCTATTTGGCTACCCGGTGGCATTTACCTTTGCCGGTATCGGCATTGCTTTTGTCGTTCTGTTCGCCGACCCGAATCAGTTGGCGCAGATACCGTACCGAATCTATTCCAATATGGGCGATAACGGTGAGGGACTAGTATTAATGGCCGTCCCGTTGTTTATCTTCATGGGTATTATTTTGCAACGCACCAAGTTGGCGGAGCAATTACTCGAGTCCATGGGGCAATTATTCGGCTCGGTTCGTGGTGGATTGGCTATCTCAACGGTATTGGTCGGCGCACTATTGGCGGCTTCTACCGGCGTCGTTGGTGCCAGCGTTGTTGCAATGGGGCTTATCTCGCTACCGGTGATGCTACGTCATGGTTATCAAACCGAAATCGCTTCCGGCACAATTTTGGCCTCCGGCACATTAGGCCAGATTATCCCACCGTCGATCGTGCTGATCATACTTGCCGACGTATTGAGCGTACCGGTCGGTGACTTATTTAGAGCCGCCTTAGCACCAGGGCTAGTGCTCATCGGCTGTTATATCGGCTATGTGCTTATCTATAGTTGGCTCAACCCGCAAGCGGCACCAGCAATTAGAGAACAAGGTTCTAGCCAACCTCGCGGCAAGATAATCATCTCGGCGCTGATTGCGGTGATTCCGCCGTTGGCACTTATCTTAATCGTACTGGGGTCGATCTTTAACGCCGTCGCAACGCCAACTGAATCATCCGCATTGGGATGTGTTGGGGCTATTATGCTGGCAATTCTATACCGCAAATTTTCGTTTAGAATGTTATGGGAAAGTGCCCACGAAACGGTCAAAATCACCGCGATGGTTTTCGCTGTTTTACTCGGTGCATCGATTTTTTCGATGGGATTCTCCTACACCGGCGGCGAGCATCAAGTTGAGCAACTATTGTTGGCGATTCCTGGCGAGAAATGGGGCTTTCTGATTGCCATCATGTTACTAATTACGCTACTCGGCTTCTTTCTCGACTACATTGAGATTTCTTACATCGTATTGCCACTGGTGTATGCAGTGGTGGTCGAGTTAGGCATAAACCAAGTTTGGTTTGCGATCTTAGTGGCAATGAATTTACAGACTTCGTTTCTGACGCCGCCATTTGGCTTCGCATTGTTCTACCTAAAAGGTGTCGCTCCACCAGAAGTTAAAACGACTCAGATTTATCGTGGCGCGGTGCCATTTATTATTATTCAGTTGATCGTCCTAATCACCATGCTAGTGTTCCCAGAATGGTATGGCATGAGCTCTGAGCAACCGAGTTTATGGTGAGATGCCAGCCCCCGCAGCGCGCCACCTAGAGACCATTCCCTTCACGGCAGATGACGGCGTAAGCAATGCGCTATGCCTCGTCAAGGCTCATCCAACTGCCAAGCACACCGTGTTGATGATGCCTGCAATGGGGGTTCCTGCGCACAAATACGAACCCTTAATGCAGGCATTAGCGCAATTGGGCGTAACCGCTGGAGTCTTTGATTTAAGAGGTCACGGTGCTAGCTCTATTCGCCCTTCTCGCAAGGTGGATTTTTCCTATAGCGAGCTAGTTGAACACGACCTGCCTGCGGCAATTAACACCATACGCCACCACACCAACAACCGCCCAATCACCTTATTGGGACACAGCTTAGGCGGCCAAGTGTCTATGCTTTCGTTAGCCAATTCAAACATAGATATCAATGGCATAGCTCTGGTTGCCTCATGTTCAGTCTACTATCGCGGATGGCCTTGGCCGGAGAGTTGGTCAATCTTGTTGTTTAGCCAAGTTTGCAATCTGACCGCCCAACTATGCGGTTATTTCCCAGGTCACCGCTTTCGATTTGGCGGCAATGAAGCGCGTGGTGTCATGCGTGATTGGGCCCACAATGCACGCACTGGAACGTATCGCTTAGCCCACAGCAAGGTCGATTACGAAGCGCGCTTAAAGCAGATTAATATCCCAGTTCTCGCCATTAACTTTACCGATGATAAGTTAGCCCCAGCTAGTGCCACACAAAAACTACTGGAAAAATTGGATCAAAAATCGCCTCAGCATTGCGTAATACTAGATGGTTCGATGCTAGGTACTAAGCGTGCCGACCACTTCGCATTTCTCCGTCATCCAAACAAGGTTGCTGAAACGGTTGTGAATTGGCTCAATCCTCACGGATAATCTGATCGGTAAATGCTAGAATCAGCCCTGTTTTTTTAACCAGTCACAGGTTCCGTTGTGCAATCCCCACGTAATCCCCAACTCCCCGATAAAGCCGGTGATGTACTGCACTGGCGCAAATTGCATGGCTCTGCCGCCAGCTTAGCCGTTGCCTCGCTAGCACAACAAGCTGGCCCGCTGGTGTATGTGTGCTCTCAAGCTCAGCATATGACAGCTGTTGCATCAGAGCTGCGTTTCTTCTTAGGGGCTGACACGCCGGTTTACTCATTTCCAGACTGGGAGTGCTTGCCGTACGATCGCGTATCACCACATCCGGATATTATTTCTCAGCGACTTTTGGCTCTGCATCGGTTACCAAGCCTAAAACAAGGTGTGCTGGTAATTCCCATCACAGCATTGATGCAGCGTCTGGCACCAAAGAGCTATATCGACGCACACACCTTTCAACTGGCCGAGGGCGATGATCTAGACACCGAAGCGTTCCGACAACGGTTAGTTGAGGCCGGTTATTACAGTGTCGATCAAGTCATGGCGCCTGGTGAATTTGCAATTCGCGGCGGTATCGTTGATGTCTATCCATCGGGCGAAAAATCACCGTTTAGACTCGACCTATTCGACACCACGATTGAGTCAATCAGGTTGTTCGATACTGAGTCACAACGGTCAACCGATGCGCTCAGCAAAATTGAACTGCTGCCAGCACGAGAGTTTCCGCTTGATGAGCACAGCGTCGCGCACTTCAGGCAAGCCTTTCGTGCCACGGTGGATGGCGATCCTAAACAATCAATGATTTATCGTGAAGTGAGCAAAGGTTTAGCGCCGACTGGTGCTGAATTTTACCTGCCTCTGTTTTTTGAACACACCAACACACTGTTTGATTTTCTCCCCACCAACACTGGCTTTGTACTTGAAGAAGGCGCAATGGAGAATGCTGAGTCGTTAACTCAAGAGATTACCGACCGTTACAACAATGCCAAACTAAATTCAGAGTGGCCTCCCCTCGCCCCTGAATTATTGTTTTTGACGCCAGAAAATATTTTTGCCGGACTTAAGTCATACCCTCGTGCACAGCTGCTCAACCTTAACCTCAAAGCCGCCAAGCATATTGTCGATTTCGACACCTTGCCGCCGAAAAGCTTCACTATTAATCCGCGCGGCGAAGACCCATATGCCGATTTCATTCACTATATCCGCGACCAACAGCACCGCACTTTATTGGTCGCTG
This portion of the Arenicella xantha genome encodes:
- a CDS encoding TRAP transporter small permease subunit, with product MLRTIIDTINRLMRGLGAIAASLLIALVFMLAFNVIMRYAFDASSIGLEELSWHFYAAVFLLGIPYALQSESHVRVDLVFDRLSPRKQAIIDLVGTLIFLIPTCLIIIWAGWNFTAAAYQLGGNPDNLSDFFTQLVSTGIGEKSQDPGGLLNRWIIKGVIPLAFAGLLLAAIAFLLERVERLRHTTKPDRGAQ
- a CDS encoding TRAP transporter substrate-binding protein; the encoded protein is MTHSYNFKAQAVVTLRACLTLAAVYFLTACTASDSNPEAATTQTKQEKITLSLAHGWPKGFPVFGESVERYKELVEELSDGRIIINVDSANRHKSAFGIFDFVKSGQYDIGQSASYYYGGKDPDALFFSSMPFDMTEQEQTAWFYEGGGLELANEVYAKHNIEVMLGGNTGMQMGGWFRKEINSVDDLKGLKMRIPGFGGKVIAGVGAVPTNIPAGELYQALERGTIDALEWVGPGLDLRMGFHKVAPYYYTGWHEPGTELLYFFNRDSMNKLPNWAQSILRNAAKLTAYNMTTSSFAANADNWATISSQFPDVKVKQFPPEVVQALKASNQALLDAEVQRSPVAEKILASRAAYLKKARAWTEVGEQAYLESMAN
- a CDS encoding TRAP transporter large permease — its product is MIGVSIFVVALLVLLFGYPVAFTFAGIGIAFVVLFADPNQLAQIPYRIYSNMGDNGEGLVLMAVPLFIFMGIILQRTKLAEQLLESMGQLFGSVRGGLAISTVLVGALLAASTGVVGASVVAMGLISLPVMLRHGYQTEIASGTILASGTLGQIIPPSIVLIILADVLSVPVGDLFRAALAPGLVLIGCYIGYVLIYSWLNPQAAPAIREQGSSQPRGKIIISALIAVIPPLALILIVLGSIFNAVATPTESSALGCVGAIMLAILYRKFSFRMLWESAHETVKITAMVFAVLLGASIFSMGFSYTGGEHQVEQLLLAIPGEKWGFLIAIMLLITLLGFFLDYIEISYIVLPLVYAVVVELGINQVWFAILVAMNLQTSFLTPPFGFALFYLKGVAPPEVKTTQIYRGAVPFIIIQLIVLITMLVFPEWYGMSSEQPSLW
- a CDS encoding alpha/beta hydrolase family protein produces the protein MPAPAARHLETIPFTADDGVSNALCLVKAHPTAKHTVLMMPAMGVPAHKYEPLMQALAQLGVTAGVFDLRGHGASSIRPSRKVDFSYSELVEHDLPAAINTIRHHTNNRPITLLGHSLGGQVSMLSLANSNIDINGIALVASCSVYYRGWPWPESWSILLFSQVCNLTAQLCGYFPGHRFRFGGNEARGVMRDWAHNARTGTYRLAHSKVDYEARLKQINIPVLAINFTDDKLAPASATQKLLEKLDQKSPQHCVILDGSMLGTKRADHFAFLRHPNKVAETVVNWLNPHG